The following coding sequences are from one Kallotenue papyrolyticum window:
- a CDS encoding SPFH domain-containing protein, which produces MRDLQQTVRGLAEAVQSEQFEQFRLRAEDFLSARERGESAGTRIDQMTAALDDAAEIVNRSFPQREPSGQFTNVISPVVIPKDRRSYRWVVWAGLLIVLGLFGRRALATIDTLGLTNAAQTLFGPHYWLLVGLYAAYSAWKNSFAMVPDGCQALITKFGKLEAIVPAGRVWLLNPWKRVSYIVNTTREYPYNAPIREAPTAERVNASVDLFLQFKIEDPAAFIFSLGGVRGFAEKLQNAISEVTRALIYEQKAEKIYDLVGENTQSMLDSLNQQFLPAVRFTNANITHAEPSSQEYRMDLAAPEMVRVAKEAYTYQYQLKLRKEQDEGDLNRELAALREQLSAIRAEIATYQAQIDVARERETHRANAYAQQLMVEAESAARANAALLEAQALDIRAASSAAYPEILQYRFQQRALDRLEAIAGNLPQVVQIGAQADEQIDFTALAQHLLGAAEESIFSLDDLQAIRQRMATIQQRIEQRAAQIQQVLAERDVQAGTTTSEGGAA; this is translated from the coding sequence ATGCGAGATCTGCAACAGACTGTCCGTGGCCTTGCCGAGGCCGTCCAAAGTGAACAGTTCGAACAGTTCCGGCTGCGCGCGGAAGATTTTCTCTCAGCGCGCGAGCGGGGCGAGTCCGCCGGCACGCGCATCGACCAGATGACCGCCGCGTTGGATGATGCCGCCGAGATCGTCAACCGCTCCTTTCCCCAGCGCGAGCCGAGCGGTCAGTTTACGAACGTCATTTCACCGGTGGTGATCCCCAAGGATCGCCGCTCGTACCGCTGGGTGGTGTGGGCGGGGCTGTTGATCGTGCTGGGTCTGTTTGGACGCAGGGCGTTGGCGACGATCGACACGCTGGGGCTGACCAACGCCGCTCAGACCCTGTTCGGGCCGCACTATTGGCTGCTGGTGGGGCTGTACGCCGCGTATAGCGCCTGGAAAAACAGCTTCGCTATGGTGCCCGACGGTTGCCAGGCGCTGATCACCAAGTTCGGCAAGCTGGAGGCGATCGTTCCGGCGGGCCGCGTCTGGCTGCTCAATCCCTGGAAGCGCGTCAGCTACATCGTCAACACCACGCGCGAGTATCCCTACAACGCGCCGATCCGCGAGGCGCCCACCGCCGAACGCGTCAATGCCTCGGTTGATCTCTTTCTGCAGTTCAAGATCGAAGATCCGGCGGCCTTTATTTTCTCGCTGGGCGGCGTGCGCGGTTTTGCCGAAAAGCTGCAAAACGCGATCAGCGAAGTGACGCGCGCACTGATCTACGAGCAAAAGGCCGAAAAGATCTACGACCTGGTAGGCGAAAACACGCAAAGCATGCTCGATAGCCTCAACCAGCAGTTTCTGCCGGCGGTGCGCTTCACCAATGCCAACATCACGCATGCCGAACCGTCGAGTCAGGAATACCGCATGGACCTGGCCGCGCCCGAAATGGTGCGCGTCGCCAAGGAAGCCTACACCTACCAGTACCAGCTCAAACTGCGCAAGGAGCAGGACGAGGGCGATCTCAACCGCGAGCTGGCGGCGCTGCGCGAACAGCTTTCGGCGATTCGTGCCGAAATCGCCACCTATCAGGCGCAGATCGATGTGGCACGCGAGCGCGAAACGCACCGCGCCAACGCCTACGCTCAGCAGTTGATGGTTGAAGCCGAAAGCGCCGCGCGCGCCAACGCGGCGCTGCTGGAGGCGCAGGCACTCGACATCCGCGCCGCCAGCAGCGCGGCCTACCCCGAAATCCTACAGTATCGCTTCCAGCAACGCGCGCTCGACCGCCTCGAAGCGATCGCCGGCAATCTGCCGCAGGTGGTGCAGATCGGCGCGCAGGCCGATGAGCAGATCGACTTTACCGCGCTGGCGCAGCACCTGCTCGGCGCGGCGGAGGAGTCGATCTTCAGCCTGGACGATCTGCAGGCGATCCGCCAGCGCATGGCCACGATTCAGCAGCGCATCGAGCAGCGCGCAGCGCAGATTCAACAGGTGCTGGCCGAACGCGACGTGCAGGCCGGCACCACCACCTCGGAGGGAGGCGCGGCATGA
- the galE gene encoding UDP-glucose 4-epimerase GalE: MKVLVTGGAGYIGSHTVRLLRERGYEVVVLDSLEYGHRAAIGDTPLIQGDTADGALLRRIFQEQGTQAVIHFAAYKAAGESMEQPGRYFENNVCGSLALLRAMQAANVRFIVFSSSCAVYGTPAQLPVGEDHPLHPESPYGESKRMVEQMLHWFDICHGLRYASLRYFNAAGAWPDASMGEDWRITLNLIPLVMKAALGVIPRVQVFGTDYPTPDGTAIRDYIHVLDLADAHVRALEYIVREDRSAIFNLGTGQGSSVQEVIDMARRVSGVDIPVEYTARRKGDPVAIYADNRKARQLLGWQPQYGLEEIIRHAWQWHSTHPHGYAD, encoded by the coding sequence ATGAAGGTACTGGTTACGGGTGGAGCGGGCTACATCGGCTCGCACACAGTGCGGCTGCTGCGCGAACGCGGCTACGAGGTGGTGGTGCTCGACAGCCTGGAGTACGGCCACCGCGCTGCGATCGGCGACACGCCGTTGATCCAGGGCGACACCGCCGACGGGGCGCTGCTGCGGCGCATTTTTCAAGAGCAGGGCACCCAGGCGGTGATCCATTTCGCCGCCTACAAAGCCGCCGGTGAGTCGATGGAGCAGCCGGGCCGCTACTTCGAGAACAACGTCTGCGGCTCGCTAGCGTTGCTGCGTGCCATGCAGGCGGCCAACGTGCGCTTCATCGTCTTTTCATCGAGCTGTGCCGTCTATGGCACGCCCGCGCAGTTGCCGGTCGGTGAAGATCACCCCCTGCACCCCGAAAGTCCCTATGGCGAGAGCAAGCGTATGGTCGAGCAGATGCTGCACTGGTTCGACATCTGCCATGGGCTGCGCTACGCCAGCCTGCGCTACTTCAACGCCGCGGGCGCCTGGCCCGATGCGTCCATGGGCGAGGACTGGCGCATCACGCTCAACCTGATCCCGCTGGTGATGAAGGCCGCGCTGGGTGTGATCCCGCGCGTGCAGGTCTTCGGCACCGACTACCCCACCCCCGATGGGACGGCCATTCGCGATTACATCCATGTACTCGATCTGGCCGATGCCCACGTGCGGGCGTTGGAGTACATCGTGCGCGAGGATCGCTCCGCGATCTTCAACCTGGGCACCGGCCAGGGCTCCTCGGTGCAGGAGGTGATCGACATGGCGCGGCGCGTCAGCGGCGTTGATATTCCGGTGGAGTACACCGCCCGGCGCAAGGGCGATCCGGTGGCGATCTACGCCGACAACCGCAAAGCGCGGCAGCTCCTCGGCTGGCAGCCGCAGTATGGCCTGGAGGAGATTATCCGCCATGCCTGGCAATGGCACTCGACGCATCCCCACGGCTATGCTGATTGA
- a CDS encoding glycerol-3-phosphate acyltransferase — MLIERRALGMALLAYLLGALPGAWLVARLRGYDLRRLGDGNPGAHNVMRHVGRGWGLLALLIDAGKGALAVRLAQRRGTGWPAVVAGWLAVLGNNTSPALGGRGGKGLAVACGVTLALFPRLAGGLLATAALLIALTRNLALSALVCGLGLAALARRCGYPPSHGWAPLGLLALMGWKQWPDLRRMWREAPSKRALILERWIIDRQARL; from the coding sequence ATGCTGATTGAGCGCCGCGCGCTGGGCATGGCGCTGCTGGCCTACCTACTCGGCGCGCTTCCGGGCGCGTGGCTGGTGGCGCGGCTGCGCGGCTATGATCTGCGCCGGCTCGGCGATGGCAATCCCGGCGCGCACAACGTGATGCGCCATGTCGGGCGTGGCTGGGGCCTGCTGGCGCTGTTGATCGATGCCGGCAAAGGCGCGCTGGCGGTGCGTCTGGCACAGCGCCGGGGCACAGGCTGGCCGGCGGTGGTGGCGGGCTGGCTGGCGGTGCTGGGCAACAACACCTCGCCCGCGCTGGGCGGACGCGGCGGTAAGGGCCTGGCAGTCGCCTGCGGCGTGACGCTGGCGCTGTTTCCGCGCCTGGCCGGGGGCCTGCTCGCCACCGCGGCGCTGTTGATCGCGCTGACGCGCAATCTGGCGTTGAGCGCGCTGGTCTGCGGCCTGGGGCTGGCCGCCCTGGCGCGGCGCTGCGGCTACCCGCCCAGCCATGGCTGGGCGCCGCTGGGCCTGCTGGCGCTGATGGGCTGGAAGCAATGGCCCGATCTGCGGCGTATGTGGCGGGAAGCACCCAGCAAGCGCGCGCTGATCCTGGAGCGCTGGATCATCGATCGGCAGGCGCGGCTCTAA
- the proC gene encoding pyrroline-5-carboxylate reductase, whose protein sequence is MLQHVTLAFIGAGMMGEAMIAGLLKEQLVPAEQIIATAPRADRRQELHARYGVRVTDDNRAAAHEADVVIFALKPQTLPKVLPTLRGAVQPSDLVISIIAGATIATFRDTLSHAAIVRAMPNTPAQIAAGMTVWTATEAVTDAQHEMTRTILGALGKQHFVADEKYIDMATALSGTGPAYCFLLLEALVDAGVHLGFPRRVAEELVLQTMYGSVLFAMQSGKHLAELRNMVTSPGGTSAEALHALERGGLRTVMAEGVWAAYRRAQELGKK, encoded by the coding sequence ATGTTGCAGCATGTCACGCTTGCCTTTATCGGCGCCGGCATGATGGGCGAGGCGATGATCGCCGGCTTGCTGAAGGAACAGCTGGTGCCGGCCGAGCAGATCATCGCTACCGCGCCGCGCGCCGATCGCCGCCAGGAGTTGCACGCGCGCTACGGCGTGCGCGTGACCGACGATAATCGCGCTGCGGCACATGAGGCGGATGTGGTGATCTTTGCGCTCAAGCCGCAGACCTTGCCCAAGGTCTTGCCGACGCTGCGCGGCGCAGTACAGCCCAGCGATCTGGTGATCTCGATCATCGCCGGCGCGACGATCGCCACCTTTCGCGACACGCTCAGCCATGCGGCGATCGTGCGCGCCATGCCCAACACCCCGGCGCAGATCGCCGCGGGCATGACCGTCTGGACCGCCACCGAAGCGGTGACCGACGCGCAGCACGAGATGACGCGCACGATCCTTGGCGCGCTGGGCAAGCAACACTTTGTCGCCGACGAGAAGTATATCGATATGGCAACCGCGCTCTCCGGCACGGGACCGGCCTACTGCTTTCTGCTGCTAGAAGCGCTGGTTGATGCTGGTGTGCACCTCGGCTTTCCGCGGCGCGTGGCCGAGGAGCTGGTGTTGCAGACCATGTACGGCTCGGTGCTGTTCGCGATGCAGTCGGGCAAGCACCTGGCCGAGCTGCGCAACATGGTCACCTCGCCGGGTGGCACCTCCGCCGAGGCACTCCATGCGCTGGAGCGCGGCGGGCTGCGCACGGTGATGGCGGAGGGCGTTTGGGCGGCCTATCGCCGCGCGCAGGAGCTGGGCAAGAAGTAG
- a CDS encoding general stress protein yields MAKNVVGLFDTRQDAEDAVRALRDAGFPANDISLVAGNTREYDEFTTAPAESGTEAEEGAGIGATGGAVLGGLAGLLVGLGVLTIPGVGPVVAAGSLATVLGSTALGAGIGAAAGGLVGALVGAGIPEEEANIYAESIRRGGTLVMVQVASDEEADRAAEIMDRYNVVDIDERGRTYRESGWERFDESGAYIGVSPASTGYRGTSDYEQGTGATYTSTTDYERVGGTASTDTNATTYPRATGMEGLRSESTPRAEGDADTTIDRDDYERSSKVGTAGGAVAGAVTGAAMGSAGGPVGTVIGGAAGAVTGGAIGAAGDAAGAEASDEDRDVSAVDRDTTRDPATAYGSARDYSASDTTDDRSDTTWRDESMTDRIERATNLDIDRDRDVGGTPRRDI; encoded by the coding sequence ATGGCCAAGAATGTTGTCGGGCTTTTCGATACGCGGCAGGACGCCGAGGACGCGGTACGGGCGCTGCGCGACGCGGGCTTTCCGGCCAACGACATCAGCCTGGTCGCCGGCAACACCCGCGAGTACGATGAATTCACGACGGCGCCGGCCGAGAGCGGTACCGAAGCCGAAGAGGGCGCCGGCATCGGCGCGACGGGTGGCGCCGTCCTGGGCGGCCTAGCCGGTCTGCTGGTTGGGCTGGGCGTGCTGACCATTCCCGGCGTCGGGCCGGTGGTGGCCGCCGGCAGCCTGGCGACGGTGCTGGGCTCGACTGCGCTAGGCGCGGGCATCGGCGCAGCCGCCGGCGGGTTGGTCGGCGCGTTGGTCGGCGCGGGCATTCCCGAAGAAGAGGCCAACATCTATGCCGAGAGCATCCGGCGCGGCGGCACGCTAGTGATGGTGCAGGTGGCGAGCGATGAGGAGGCCGATCGCGCCGCCGAGATCATGGATCGCTACAACGTGGTGGATATCGACGAGCGTGGCCGCACCTATCGCGAAAGCGGTTGGGAGCGCTTCGACGAGAGCGGCGCCTATATCGGCGTCAGCCCGGCCAGCACCGGCTATCGCGGCACGTCGGACTATGAGCAGGGTACCGGCGCAACCTACACCAGCACGACCGACTACGAGCGTGTTGGCGGCACGGCCTCCACCGATACGAACGCAACGACCTACCCGCGCGCGACGGGGATGGAAGGCTTGCGCAGCGAGAGCACGCCGCGCGCCGAGGGTGATGCCGACACGACCATCGACCGCGACGACTATGAGCGCAGCTCCAAGGTCGGCACCGCCGGCGGCGCGGTCGCGGGCGCAGTTACCGGCGCGGCCATGGGCTCGGCAGGCGGACCGGTCGGCACGGTGATTGGCGGCGCGGCCGGTGCAGTGACGGGTGGCGCCATCGGCGCGGCCGGTGATGCTGCGGGCGCCGAAGCCAGCGACGAAGATCGTGATGTTTCGGCGGTTGATCGCGATACCACGCGCGATCCGGCAACGGCCTACGGCAGCGCGCGCGACTACAGCGCCAGCGACACCACCGACGACCGCAGCGACACCACCTGGCGCGACGAAAGCATGACCGATCGCATCGAGCGCGCGACCAACCTCGACATCGATCGCGACCGTGACGTTGGCGGCACACCACGCCGCGACATCTAA
- a CDS encoding diguanylate cyclase domain-containing protein, with amino-acid sequence MASLTIGVLAPLSGGFYCGTLLLGIAEAVQAAGGQVLAIQTVDAGQAHPDYMAPPRLQIPLAWERVAGWIVIVSALELADLRRLKATGKPLVLISEQVPELACPAVLPDNRSGVREAVTHLVEHGHRRIAFAGSLGQHDIRERYAAYCEALTAHGLRVDPRLIYVVDDNVESGGIAAAQRMLADGLPSTAVIAGTDYNAIGIMQTLSAAGYALPRDQAIIGFDDIAQAAYLSPALSSVRQRFDLLGQRAAECLLTMLTGAALPPEPIYVPTTFVARESCGCYLQPPAAPDARPPTPAELPQRVVELFGAHAAGDAHLSALVEQVAQVVTAAAEGCLPGDDQLQRLGTQLVAVAPHMGIAEDLFWLLRDVCAGWQHATARFREAFLFRMAFGLVRGFVQRQFADLNYFQALLQSQYQISMDLIQPHRSQAELLGWLRWTCARAGLLALWQDAEPERSLRVAATYGLDQTVALDARYQPAQFPPAHLSALAAAGEATLLIPVKVQTSDWGWLAVVAPIENRFATGRETFNQWAALLSLVLDHQAMINALRSQQEQLAQAYRREHELAETLRISEERYALAARAANDGLWDWDLLNDMIYYSSRCAALLGYPEAEVAASPELWLSRVDPDDRPRLEAALADHCAGRTPTLECEHRLVLDDGRQRWVLCRGLAVRQGERCVRLVGSLTDITERKRLEEQLRRDALYDALTGLPNRRLFIERLQYLIDYRRHHPDCLFAVLFLDLDGFKAINDQFGHLFGDRLLVAVADRLKQSLRASDTAARFGGDEFAALLTDLRHIEDVPRIAERVLHDISQPFTLLGQVLTVTASLGVACATERYTSAEAMLADADAAMYRAKAAGKARVVLLDDLLENAPDTVSF; translated from the coding sequence ATGGCCAGTCTGACCATTGGCGTCTTGGCCCCCTTGAGCGGGGGATTTTACTGCGGCACGCTGCTCTTGGGTATTGCCGAGGCGGTCCAGGCGGCTGGTGGTCAGGTCCTGGCCATTCAGACAGTGGATGCCGGTCAGGCGCATCCCGACTACATGGCGCCGCCGCGCCTCCAAATCCCGCTGGCCTGGGAGCGGGTGGCCGGCTGGATCGTCATCGTCAGCGCGCTCGAGCTGGCCGATCTGCGGCGTCTCAAAGCCACGGGCAAGCCGCTGGTGTTGATCAGCGAGCAGGTGCCCGAGCTAGCGTGCCCGGCGGTGCTGCCCGACAACCGTTCAGGCGTGCGCGAGGCGGTCACGCACCTGGTGGAGCACGGCCATCGGCGCATCGCCTTTGCTGGCAGCCTGGGCCAGCACGACATTCGTGAGCGCTACGCGGCCTACTGCGAGGCGCTCACCGCCCACGGTCTGCGCGTCGATCCCCGTTTGATCTACGTGGTGGACGACAATGTCGAAAGTGGCGGCATCGCCGCCGCGCAGCGTATGCTGGCCGATGGGTTGCCGTCCACCGCCGTGATCGCGGGCACGGACTACAACGCGATCGGCATCATGCAGACCCTCAGCGCTGCCGGCTATGCCCTACCACGCGACCAGGCGATCATCGGCTTCGATGATATCGCCCAGGCGGCCTATCTCAGCCCGGCGCTCTCCAGCGTGCGCCAGCGCTTCGATCTGCTCGGCCAGCGTGCCGCCGAGTGTCTGCTGACCATGCTCACCGGCGCGGCACTGCCGCCCGAGCCGATCTACGTGCCGACCACCTTTGTGGCGCGCGAGTCGTGTGGTTGTTACCTGCAGCCACCGGCGGCGCCCGATGCGCGTCCACCAACGCCGGCTGAACTTCCGCAGCGTGTGGTGGAGCTGTTCGGCGCGCACGCAGCCGGTGATGCCCACCTAAGCGCGCTGGTGGAACAGGTGGCGCAGGTGGTGACAGCCGCTGCCGAGGGTTGCCTGCCCGGCGATGACCAGCTGCAGCGCCTGGGCACGCAGTTGGTGGCCGTCGCGCCGCACATGGGCATCGCCGAAGATCTGTTCTGGCTGCTGCGCGATGTCTGCGCCGGCTGGCAGCATGCCACCGCGCGTTTCCGCGAGGCGTTCCTGTTTCGCATGGCCTTTGGTCTGGTGCGTGGCTTTGTGCAGCGCCAGTTCGCCGATCTCAACTACTTTCAGGCGCTGTTGCAGAGCCAGTATCAGATCAGCATGGACCTGATTCAGCCGCATCGTTCCCAGGCCGAGCTGCTCGGCTGGCTGCGCTGGACGTGCGCACGGGCGGGCCTGCTGGCCTTGTGGCAGGATGCCGAGCCTGAGCGCAGCTTACGGGTGGCCGCCACCTATGGCCTCGATCAGACGGTGGCGTTGGACGCGCGCTATCAACCGGCACAGTTTCCGCCGGCGCACCTCAGCGCGCTGGCGGCCGCCGGCGAGGCGACGCTGCTGATTCCGGTCAAAGTGCAGACCAGCGACTGGGGCTGGCTGGCGGTGGTCGCGCCGATCGAGAACCGGTTTGCTACCGGTCGCGAGACCTTCAACCAGTGGGCAGCCCTGCTGAGCCTGGTGCTCGATCACCAGGCGATGATCAACGCGCTGCGCAGTCAGCAGGAGCAGCTTGCCCAGGCCTACCGTCGCGAACATGAACTGGCCGAAACGTTGCGCATCAGCGAGGAGCGCTATGCGCTGGCGGCGCGCGCGGCCAACGATGGCCTGTGGGATTGGGACCTGCTCAACGATATGATTTACTATTCGAGCCGCTGCGCAGCGCTGCTGGGCTACCCCGAAGCCGAGGTGGCGGCGTCGCCGGAGCTGTGGTTGTCGCGCGTCGACCCCGACGACCGTCCACGCCTGGAGGCGGCGCTGGCCGACCATTGCGCCGGGCGGACGCCGACGCTGGAGTGCGAGCATCGCCTGGTGCTGGACGACGGGCGGCAGCGTTGGGTCTTGTGTCGCGGCCTAGCGGTGCGCCAGGGCGAGCGCTGTGTGCGGCTCGTCGGCTCGCTGACCGACATCACCGAACGCAAACGTTTGGAGGAACAGTTGCGCCGCGATGCGCTCTATGATGCGTTGACCGGTCTGCCAAACCGGCGGCTGTTTATCGAGCGCCTGCAGTATCTGATCGACTACCGCAGGCACCATCCTGACTGTCTGTTCGCGGTACTGTTCCTCGATCTCGACGGCTTCAAGGCGATCAACGACCAGTTCGGCCACCTTTTCGGCGATCGCCTGCTGGTTGCCGTTGCCGATCGTTTGAAGCAGAGTCTGCGCGCCAGTGACACAGCGGCGCGCTTCGGCGGCGATGAGTTCGCTGCGCTGTTGACCGATCTGCGCCATATCGAGGATGTGCCGCGCATCGCCGAGCGCGTTTTGCACGATATCTCGCAGCCCTTCACGCTGCTGGGGCAGGTGCTGACGGTGACTGCCAGCCTGGGCGTGGCGTGTGCGACGGAGCGCTACACGTCGGCCGAGGCGATGCTGGCCGATGCCGATGCCGCCATGTATCGCGCCAAAGCGGCCGGCAAGGCCAGAGTGGTGCTGCTGGACGATCTGCTCGAGAATGCTCCCGACACCGTCTCGTTCTGA
- a CDS encoding metal-sulfur cluster assembly factor, with protein sequence MLNEEMVRAALKNVYDPEIGLNVVDLGLIYNIAIDDEGKQVTIDMTLTTPACPAGPMIIENAQKEVMALRDVHPQLEDVVINLVWTPFWNPSMMSDEAKEELGYF encoded by the coding sequence ATGTTGAACGAAGAGATGGTCCGCGCGGCGTTGAAAAACGTCTACGATCCCGAAATCGGGCTCAACGTCGTCGATCTGGGCCTGATCTATAACATCGCCATTGATGACGAGGGTAAGCAGGTCACGATCGACATGACCCTGACTACGCCTGCCTGCCCGGCCGGCCCGATGATCATCGAGAACGCCCAGAAAGAGGTTATGGCGCTGCGCGACGTGCACCCCCAACTGGAAGATGTGGTGATCAACCTGGTCTGGACGCCCTTCTGGAACCCCTCGATGATGAGCGACGAGGCCAAGGAAGAGCTGGGCTACTTCTAG
- a CDS encoding MoaD/ThiS family protein, giving the protein MAITIIFPNALRPYAGCNERVWVEAQTAGEALQQLFQRYPALRERLPDDLARLPHGAAIYRNGSDLRRLQGLDTPLRDGDRLTIIVPEGDL; this is encoded by the coding sequence ATGGCGATCACGATCATTTTCCCAAACGCCTTGCGACCCTACGCCGGCTGCAACGAGCGCGTTTGGGTCGAGGCGCAGACCGCCGGCGAGGCGCTCCAGCAGCTCTTTCAGCGCTATCCAGCCCTGCGTGAACGGCTGCCGGATGATCTGGCGCGCCTGCCGCATGGCGCGGCGATCTACCGCAACGGCAGCGATCTGCGCCGCCTGCAAGGTCTCGACACACCCCTGCGCGACGGGGACCGCTTGACGATCATCGTGCCCGAGGGCGATCTCTAG
- a CDS encoding SufE family protein — protein MSDASAALPPKLQAIVDDFRYAEGSEKLELLLEYSRRMPPLPAWLQERHEQMEQVHECMTPVFVHAEQRDGRMQFYFDIPPESPTVRGYAALLAEGLNDATPEEVLRVPADFHSAMELEGVLSPRRLNGIYAILAHMKRLAARAMEQANGAA, from the coding sequence ATGAGTGATGCATCAGCGGCGCTGCCGCCTAAGTTGCAGGCGATCGTCGACGATTTCCGCTACGCCGAGGGGTCGGAAAAGCTTGAACTGCTGCTGGAGTATTCACGGCGCATGCCGCCGCTGCCGGCGTGGCTGCAGGAGCGGCACGAGCAGATGGAGCAGGTGCACGAGTGCATGACGCCCGTCTTTGTCCACGCCGAGCAGCGCGACGGGCGCATGCAGTTCTACTTCGACATTCCGCCCGAGTCGCCGACGGTACGCGGCTACGCGGCCCTGCTGGCCGAAGGGCTGAACGACGCGACACCGGAGGAGGTGCTGCGCGTGCCGGCAGACTTTCACAGCGCCATGGAGCTGGAGGGCGTGCTCTCGCCACGACGCCTCAACGGCATCTACGCGATTCTGGCGCATATGAAGCGCTTGGCGGCCCGCGCCATGGAGCAGGCCAATGGTGCCGCCTGA
- a CDS encoding AHH domain-containing protein, giving the protein MLGKVDDLARTGDRLADGSRVVRRLPCVGAAPVPKVAGLAKPLDACSPSAILAANMGAVGIVRPAQTAAHHIVAAGSPKAAQVRRILARFGIDINDAHNGVFLPDTPTRAVPGMYHRTFVYYREINSRLAEATTREHALEILDDIRSELLNGTFPR; this is encoded by the coding sequence ATGCTCGGCAAAGTGGACGATCTGGCACGAACGGGCGATCGGCTGGCGGATGGCTCGCGGGTGGTGCGGCGGCTGCCGTGTGTCGGCGCGGCGCCGGTGCCGAAGGTCGCAGGCTTGGCGAAGCCGCTGGATGCGTGCTCGCCCTCCGCGATTCTGGCCGCGAACATGGGGGCGGTAGGCATTGTGCGACCGGCGCAGACCGCGGCGCATCATATAGTCGCCGCTGGCTCACCGAAGGCGGCGCAGGTACGACGTATTCTGGCTCGCTTCGGGATTGATATCAACGACGCCCACAACGGCGTATTTCTCCCAGACACACCAACCAGAGCTGTGCCAGGGATGTACCATCGTACTTTTGTATACTATCGCGAGATTAACAGTCGCTTGGCGGAAGCCACGACCAGAGAACACGCGCTGGAAATCCTCGATGATATCCGTTCCGAACTCCTGAATGGAACATTCCCACGCTAA
- a CDS encoding imm11 family protein, whose product MNVYELAPAPDLYQHFVLVREEQWSDLTSRFDGMPIGSAWTPFEVALLRDDTEDHRNRWPSDFPTLGTIPVFSQRAVEALQTMLTDNGELLPLYCKDCEGGNYFAYNVTRVVGALDEARSQLKYFKDGGIMRVVRYEFRPDQLMDAVIFKIPQQRRSRVFVTDTFVQRAHAAHLVGFDFRPVWSALTP is encoded by the coding sequence ATGAATGTCTATGAACTCGCTCCTGCTCCCGATCTGTATCAACATTTTGTCCTCGTCAGGGAGGAGCAGTGGAGTGATCTGACCAGCCGCTTTGATGGCATGCCGATCGGCTCTGCTTGGACACCGTTTGAGGTTGCACTGCTTCGAGATGACACCGAGGATCACAGGAATCGCTGGCCCAGCGACTTCCCGACCCTGGGTACAATCCCTGTATTTAGCCAGCGGGCGGTAGAGGCGTTACAGACGATGTTGACGGATAATGGTGAGCTCCTGCCACTATATTGTAAGGATTGTGAGGGCGGCAATTATTTCGCCTATAATGTAACGCGCGTCGTTGGTGCGCTCGATGAAGCCCGCTCACAACTCAAATATTTCAAGGATGGCGGTATCATGCGCGTCGTGCGCTATGAGTTTCGGCCGGATCAGCTGATGGATGCGGTCATCTTCAAGATCCCCCAGCAGCGTCGATCGCGCGTGTTCGTTACGGATACGTTTGTTCAGCGCGCGCATGCGGCGCACCTGGTAGGTTTTGATTTCAGGCCAGTGTGGTCAGCTCTGACTCCGTAA